In one window of Mobiluncus massiliensis DNA:
- a CDS encoding 2-oxoacid:acceptor oxidoreductase family protein codes for MVDQPKYPGKVEVINGNGAVARVMNMVCGGVIGYPITPSTEISETFEAAVAAGQKNVWGQHPFFFEPEGEHSAQSGAMGAALTGGKFVSNASSSQGILYGLESHYVTVGKRIGGFVLQVAARVVSRHSLNVMGGHDDVYALLPAGYTVLFGANPEEAANLALISYRASSLSLIPVANCMDGFATSHMMSEARLPEAALVKEYLGDPKGYIPCPTAAQEILFGAKGRVFQFGQFLESKRSVLAPASLEALRSFLNCADNAEAIENDCCGELFDREIAGHLPAAEVAKWRRQWVNAPSRGTRKLIPSLVDVDNPGLTGPVQNQPDFQAGVADHRTHFVADVPRLVRQAMDEYNALTGSDYAPVKTFNCEDADFIMVGVGSICEDVRAVLPYLRQRGLKVGLVQIVMLQPFPEAELVAALKGAKAVTVLERSDQAALTKFVNGALVKAGQNAGAAKRDLPARYPDIPAVKTGEMPQLSTGFFGLGGHDVQPRHLIATFKAMQAGDLAPEFYIGSTFFADDATGEQKAMQDRLREAYPETAKMALHLEENPKDLLPKEAMRIRFHSVGGYGTIATGKLLADILAEMLHLHSKAAPKYGSEKSGAATNYYITLSPETIRITNAELEDVEIVVSPDHMVFAHTNPLKGLAEGGTFILQSDKTPAELWASLPRRAKQIIRDRHINLFILDAFGVALQHAPNPGLQTRMMGVAFIGAIATKVDRIASGASEADMLAKIREQIEHKFGAKGPSIVEANMAVVKDGAAATQKVDWEQLDADPGASGDAAAAQGGESSQSRPVLDASLSATMCQRGATGCALTAGLFDRDYFRRVVAEPFAQGTISEAPVYPGTGYFLPPASSAEKDKGLFRRTIPVFDASLCTGCMECTLACPDGAIPNTVFGIDTLLQTAIDQSGEAGASLKSQVDAIAGAMSQALLDTKARPEIADVFTEAATSQNADPAAVAAVADTLRTFPVARTRPFFDSTEKRQPGAGVLFSATVDPWKCTGCLECVAVCGPNALIGTDQDDEVLATTQQRFAFLTKLPNSPAEFSDPNGGPSLDMKRIFLNRDNYYATIGGHGACRGCGEVTAVRQTMALANDINNGRVSRHRQELEELVAALEEKRQTVTDAELSALIDQVRERLEQRLYRYEGPAGGRGPAAAVVANSTGCSSVYASTAPFNPYQQPWVNGLFQDAQPLAKGIYEGLAADLSMDVLALRQARAILAGATGAAIPSDAPEWKQFTDEELALMPAVMSIGGDGASYDIGFGAMSRILASGTPIKMLVLNTGAYSNTGGQASTASLEGQDADLSRYGKYLKGKSEQRKELGLLAAMHPNVLVVSTSTAYQGHFLKNVSRALAQVDYPALIDVYTPCQPEHGIGDDMASEHSRLAVKSRISPLFVHEPAHAEFSDRFIIDGNPDVKKLWSSYKLSYHDADGKAQLMDLPYTPADFAYSELRFKKHFQPLPDNAENPTTVADYVEMDPATRETATPFIFTTGADGGLAKIQVSPSIVKLTEQCREHWTFLQYLAGQDLAEARKAHADLEKELTEARDAAAKSQEETIELIAKAMAEVAATGTTTTPLPFLGGFGGGASSAGGASGTAAPDTAPADSGAPFRYDIAKIAQCTDCKTCYQEIPEYFEASTEIIDGKPTPVARLIPGSLENVEVTDELRARVAKVVANCDAEIIL; via the coding sequence ATGGTAGACCAGCCGAAGTATCCCGGCAAAGTGGAAGTTATCAACGGCAACGGCGCGGTTGCCCGCGTGATGAACATGGTGTGTGGAGGGGTCATCGGCTATCCCATCACGCCTTCGACGGAAATCTCGGAGACCTTCGAGGCTGCGGTAGCGGCGGGTCAAAAGAACGTGTGGGGCCAGCACCCGTTCTTCTTTGAGCCCGAGGGTGAGCACTCCGCCCAGTCCGGGGCGATGGGCGCGGCCCTGACCGGCGGCAAGTTCGTCTCGAACGCCTCCAGCTCGCAAGGTATCCTCTATGGCTTGGAGTCCCACTATGTCACTGTCGGCAAGCGCATCGGCGGTTTCGTGCTGCAGGTCGCGGCGCGCGTGGTCTCCCGCCACTCGCTGAACGTGATGGGCGGTCACGACGACGTATATGCCCTGCTCCCAGCCGGTTACACGGTCCTGTTTGGGGCGAACCCGGAGGAGGCGGCAAACCTGGCCCTGATTTCTTACCGCGCCTCGTCGCTGTCCTTGATTCCGGTGGCGAACTGCATGGACGGTTTCGCGACTTCCCACATGATGAGCGAAGCGCGCCTGCCGGAAGCCGCGCTGGTCAAGGAATACTTGGGCGACCCCAAGGGCTACATTCCCTGCCCCACCGCCGCTCAGGAAATCTTGTTTGGCGCCAAAGGCCGGGTTTTCCAGTTCGGTCAGTTCCTGGAGAGCAAAAGGTCGGTGCTGGCGCCTGCCTCCCTCGAGGCGCTGCGGTCGTTCCTGAACTGCGCCGATAATGCCGAAGCCATCGAAAATGACTGTTGCGGCGAGCTGTTTGACCGGGAAATCGCGGGACATCTGCCCGCGGCGGAAGTCGCCAAGTGGCGCCGTCAGTGGGTCAACGCTCCGTCGCGAGGCACCCGCAAACTGATCCCCTCCCTGGTGGATGTGGACAATCCGGGCTTGACCGGGCCGGTACAAAACCAGCCGGATTTCCAAGCCGGGGTGGCCGACCACCGCACCCACTTTGTCGCGGACGTGCCGCGCTTGGTGCGCCAGGCGATGGACGAATATAACGCCTTGACCGGCAGCGATTACGCCCCGGTGAAAACCTTTAACTGCGAGGACGCGGACTTCATCATGGTCGGTGTCGGCTCGATTTGCGAGGACGTGCGCGCCGTGCTGCCGTACTTGCGTCAGCGGGGTCTCAAGGTCGGTCTGGTCCAGATTGTCATGTTGCAGCCGTTCCCGGAGGCTGAGTTGGTGGCGGCTCTCAAGGGCGCAAAAGCCGTGACTGTGCTGGAGCGTTCCGACCAGGCGGCCTTGACCAAGTTCGTCAACGGCGCCCTGGTGAAGGCCGGGCAAAACGCGGGGGCTGCCAAGCGTGACCTGCCCGCGCGCTACCCGGATATTCCGGCGGTGAAAACCGGGGAAATGCCCCAGTTGTCCACTGGATTCTTTGGCTTGGGCGGCCACGACGTCCAGCCGCGCCACCTCATCGCCACGTTCAAAGCGATGCAAGCCGGCGACCTCGCTCCCGAGTTCTATATCGGCTCGACGTTCTTTGCCGATGACGCGACCGGGGAACAAAAGGCGATGCAGGACCGGCTGCGCGAAGCCTACCCGGAAACCGCCAAAATGGCCCTTCACCTGGAAGAAAACCCGAAAGACCTGCTGCCCAAGGAAGCGATGCGGATCCGGTTCCACTCAGTCGGCGGCTATGGCACGATTGCGACCGGGAAACTGCTGGCCGACATTTTGGCTGAAATGCTGCACTTGCACAGCAAAGCCGCCCCGAAGTACGGTTCGGAAAAATCGGGGGCGGCCACGAACTACTACATCACGTTGAGCCCGGAAACCATCAGGATTACGAACGCTGAGCTGGAGGACGTAGAGATTGTGGTCAGCCCGGACCACATGGTGTTTGCCCACACGAACCCGTTGAAAGGCTTGGCCGAGGGCGGGACGTTTATCCTGCAGTCCGACAAGACTCCTGCCGAGTTGTGGGCGAGCCTGCCGCGCCGGGCGAAACAAATCATTCGGGATCGGCACATTAACCTGTTTATCCTCGACGCGTTCGGGGTCGCGCTGCAGCACGCCCCTAATCCGGGCTTGCAAACCCGCATGATGGGCGTGGCTTTCATCGGGGCTATCGCCACCAAGGTCGACCGGATTGCTTCCGGGGCCAGCGAAGCGGATATGTTGGCCAAGATTCGCGAACAGATTGAGCACAAGTTCGGGGCAAAAGGCCCGTCGATTGTGGAGGCGAATATGGCGGTGGTCAAGGACGGGGCTGCCGCCACGCAAAAGGTCGATTGGGAACAGCTCGACGCTGACCCTGGCGCATCGGGTGACGCGGCCGCGGCTCAGGGCGGCGAATCCTCCCAGTCCCGCCCGGTTTTGGACGCATCCCTATCAGCCACGATGTGCCAGCGCGGCGCTACCGGCTGCGCGCTGACTGCTGGGCTGTTTGACCGGGATTATTTCCGGCGGGTCGTGGCGGAACCCTTTGCTCAGGGCACCATCAGCGAAGCCCCGGTTTACCCCGGCACCGGCTACTTCCTGCCCCCGGCGTCCTCAGCGGAAAAGGATAAGGGTCTGTTCCGCCGTACCATTCCGGTGTTCGACGCGAGCCTGTGTACCGGCTGTATGGAATGCACCTTGGCCTGCCCGGATGGGGCGATTCCAAACACGGTGTTTGGCATCGACACCTTGCTGCAGACGGCGATAGATCAGTCGGGCGAGGCCGGTGCCTCCCTAAAGTCGCAGGTGGACGCCATTGCCGGGGCGATGAGCCAGGCACTGCTGGACACGAAGGCGCGTCCGGAAATCGCTGACGTTTTTACCGAGGCTGCGACCTCGCAAAACGCCGACCCCGCGGCGGTGGCGGCGGTGGCCGACACCTTGCGGACTTTCCCGGTAGCGCGCACCCGACCGTTCTTTGACTCCACCGAAAAACGCCAACCCGGAGCGGGAGTGCTGTTCAGCGCGACGGTTGACCCGTGGAAGTGTACCGGATGTTTGGAATGCGTGGCGGTGTGCGGCCCGAACGCCCTGATTGGCACGGACCAGGACGACGAGGTGCTGGCCACGACCCAGCAGCGGTTTGCGTTCTTGACGAAACTGCCGAATTCTCCAGCTGAATTCAGCGACCCGAACGGCGGACCCAGCCTGGATATGAAACGGATTTTCCTGAATCGCGACAACTATTACGCGACCATCGGCGGGCACGGGGCGTGCCGCGGGTGTGGCGAAGTCACGGCCGTGCGCCAAACTATGGCTTTGGCCAACGACATCAATAACGGCCGGGTTTCGCGTCACCGCCAGGAACTCGAGGAGTTAGTGGCGGCCCTGGAGGAAAAGCGCCAAACCGTGACCGATGCTGAGCTTAGCGCCCTGATTGACCAGGTGCGCGAGCGTTTGGAGCAGCGTCTGTACCGTTACGAAGGGCCGGCAGGAGGGCGGGGCCCGGCGGCCGCGGTGGTCGCGAACTCGACCGGGTGTTCCTCGGTTTATGCCTCGACTGCACCGTTTAACCCCTACCAGCAGCCGTGGGTCAACGGCCTGTTCCAAGACGCGCAGCCCCTGGCGAAAGGCATTTACGAGGGTCTGGCGGCCGATTTGTCGATGGATGTTTTGGCGCTGCGGCAAGCCCGGGCCATCCTCGCTGGTGCGACCGGTGCGGCCATTCCATCCGATGCTCCGGAATGGAAACAGTTCACGGACGAGGAACTCGCGTTGATGCCCGCGGTCATGTCCATCGGCGGCGACGGCGCGTCCTATGACATTGGCTTCGGGGCGATGAGCCGTATCCTGGCGTCCGGCACCCCGATTAAGATGCTGGTGTTAAACACGGGAGCCTACTCCAACACGGGCGGCCAAGCCTCCACGGCCTCGCTGGAAGGCCAGGATGCTGACCTGTCCCGCTACGGCAAATACTTGAAAGGCAAGTCTGAGCAGCGCAAAGAGCTGGGCCTGTTGGCGGCCATGCACCCCAACGTCCTGGTGGTGTCCACCTCCACGGCTTACCAGGGACACTTCCTTAAGAACGTGTCGCGCGCCCTAGCCCAGGTCGACTACCCGGCGCTGATAGACGTGTACACGCCCTGCCAGCCCGAACACGGTATCGGGGACGACATGGCTAGTGAACACAGCCGCTTGGCGGTGAAATCGCGTATCAGCCCGCTGTTTGTCCACGAACCGGCCCACGCCGAGTTCAGCGACCGCTTCATCATTGACGGTAACCCGGATGTGAAAAAGCTGTGGTCGAGCTACAAACTCAGCTACCATGACGCGGACGGCAAGGCCCAGCTGATGGACCTGCCCTACACGCCAGCGGACTTTGCCTACTCTGAGCTGCGGTTTAAGAAACACTTCCAGCCGCTGCCGGATAACGCCGAAAACCCGACGACCGTAGCGGATTATGTAGAGATGGACCCGGCCACTCGTGAAACCGCTACTCCATTTATCTTTACGACCGGCGCGGACGGAGGCTTGGCAAAAATCCAAGTGTCGCCCTCCATCGTGAAACTGACCGAGCAATGCCGCGAACACTGGACTTTCCTGCAATACCTGGCCGGACAAGACCTGGCTGAGGCCCGCAAGGCGCACGCCGACCTGGAAAAGGAGCTGACCGAAGCTCGTGACGCCGCCGCGAAGTCGCAGGAAGAAACCATTGAACTCATCGCGAAAGCGATGGCAGAAGTCGCCGCGACCGGCACGACCACGACGCCGCTGCCGTTCTTGGGCGGATTCGGCGGGGGAGCGAGCTCCGCTGGGGGCGCCTCCGGAACCGCCGCCCCTGACACCGCCCCGGCAGACTCGGGCGCGCCCTTTCGCTACGACATAGCGAAAATCGCCCAATGTACGGACTGCAAGACCTGCTACCAAGAGATTCCCGAATACTTCGAGGCGTCCACGGAAATCATTGACGGCAAGCCCACCCCGGTGGCGCGGCTCATTCCCGGCTCGCTGGAAAACGTGGAGGTGACCGACGAACTGCGCGCCCGGGTCGCGAAAGTCGTCGCGAACTGTGACGCGGAAATCATCTTGTGA